ACCACTTCAGCGGCCTTGAAGGTCACCATCGGAAACTCTTTTGTTTCGAGATACTTTTTGTACATATGACCATCACGCTGGTCCATGCCGGTTTTGATGTCTTCGGCTTTGAGCGAAAACTCAAGCGCAGTAAGCTTTTGAGTGGCCGCATCCAAAGAGGCTGTACCGGTTAGCGTTTCGCATTCGCCTTTAAAACTACTGCCCGTAATTTTCGCAACGAAGGTAATGTTGCTGTCTTTGGCCACTTCAAACGTGGAAGCCATAGACCAAGCTGGCGCCAGTAAAAGGCACAGCCCTAAAAGAGTTCCCAACATTTTCTTATTCATACAACGCTCCGTGGCAGTACCAGCTGCGAAAGAGTTTTAGATTATCCTCTGACCATTGCCCTTCACCGGGCGGCATCAGTCCTGAAGCCAACTGAAAATAGACTGAGCG
The Deltaproteobacteria bacterium DNA segment above includes these coding regions:
- a CDS encoding YceI family protein, translating into MNKKMLGTLLGLCLLLAPAWSMASTFEVAKDSNITFVAKITGSSFKGECETLTGTASLDAATQKLTALEFSLKAEDIKTGMDQRDGHMYKKYLETKEFPMVTFKAAEVV